The following are from one region of the Girardinichthys multiradiatus isolate DD_20200921_A chromosome 9, DD_fGirMul_XY1, whole genome shotgun sequence genome:
- the LOC124874267 gene encoding lisH domain-containing protein ARMC9 isoform X3, producing MSSRKPAKMGDILATEADLLGMIKEYLKFEDFEETVQAFDKECKTKGKLVSKPRGSSLRDSKTRVIQEDLLSSFNDGDQKVFFELWAENIPSEVKDSDAEAQNLEFYLHIHFTIYPLRMHPSRQDRAEFEERISLFKQYLETRGAALSQTTEFLPYYALPFVPNPTIHPCFKDLFQDSWIPQLKDKLEKFLSVTIKSSKIPRLLTLYKEGGRTTKEAMQQLQLQLAESERRISSYVRKCNKIKADYHNLIGITAELVDSLEATVSGKMISPEYLQSVCVRLFSSQMRQSGVQSTDFMRPGTGYYSMSPYDDGYASSMLRASIAPQKPKEVPMLPSLDYEKLRKDLVDGSDRLRCLLLQALRWRLTRSLPGEQRDTVLQAYISNDLLERYSTKWIAGKLVSISSSLWAGGRRTVLHLMKSANEVVRQYLARLINAFASLAEGRIYLSQIPILLKLLTETLRKEDKDSLTRENVLVALQKLSLRRSQQTAMIADDLIGWLVDELQDWDCLSDYILEYSAALLMNLCLRTKGKRKCAENAKHVLKVLTDLLGHENHEIRPYVNGALYSILCIPSVRQEAKEMSIEEILRCYNKEENPDLNRQIEFIIKQLNSGDEEGSESDDEEEDDDNDEDLMEIELDKEEVLQPQQRELSGETLLTTEYLGIMTNMMKVKRKSTPLPHPNIDEPLQRPVTPSSHRNASTGENGPSSLCCESSRNTEYPLNRQKSEEESLIPSRYNSRPPTRSGSPSSNADCLRHSIDSDSARFYQDSDGTNEDQAKKEYSQEEHNGHSARQALKEEVKSELSPWGEALSVQERQASCNIIPPGCDRGSGQQRRLMISGSSKRRKRSV from the exons ATGAGTTCCAGGAAGCCAGCCAAGATGGGGGACATCTTGGCAACTGAAGCTGATCTTCTTGGGATGATCAAAGAG TACCTGAAGTTTGAAGACTTTGAAGAAACTGTTCAAGCTTTTGACAAAGAGTGCAAAACCAAAGGCAAGCTTGTCTCAAAGCCACGTGGAAGTTCTCTCAGAGACTCAAAGACTCGTGTCATCCAG GAAGATCTTCTGAGCTCCTTCAATGATGGAGATCAAAAAGTGTTCTTTGAACTATGGGCAGAGAACATTCCCTCCGAGGTAAAAGACTCAGATGCTGAAGCACAAAACCTGGAGTTCTACCTTCATATCCACTTTACCATCTACCCACTGAGGATGCATCCGAGTAGACAA GACCGAGCTGAATTTGAGGAGAGGATTTCCCTTTTCAAGCAGTACCTTGAAACCCGGGGAGCAGCGTTGAGCCAGACCACTGAGTTTCTGCCTTATTACGCTTTGCCTTTTGTTCCAAACCCCACCATTCACCCCTGCTTCAAAGATCTCTTTCAG GATTCCTGGATACCACAGTTGAAGGACAAGTTGGAGAAGTTCTTATCAGTGACCATAAAATCATCTAAGATTCCAAGGCTGTTGACTTTATAT AAGGAGGGTGGAAGGACTACTAAAG AAGCCATGCAGCAGTTACAGCTTCAGCTGGCTGAGTCGGAGCGACGCATCTCCAGCTACGTACGGAAGTGTAACAAGATCAAAGCTGACTACCATAACCTTATTGGAATCACTGCTGAGCTGGTTGACTCTTTAGAGGCCACAGTCAGTGGGAAAATG ATCTCCCCTGAGTATCTTCAGAGTGTGTGTGTTCGCCTATTCAGCAGCCAGATGAGGCAAAGCGGTGTTCAGAGCACGGACTTCATGAGGCCTGGCACT GGATATTACTCTATGAGTCCCTATGATGATGGCTAT GCCTCTTCTATGTTACGGGCATCCATTGCACCACA GAAACCAAAAGAGGTGCCAATGCTGCCTTCTCTGGACTATGAGAAGCTGAGGAAAGACTTGGTTGACGGCTCGGACAGACTGAGGTGTCTCCTCCTGCAGGCGCTGCGCTGG AGACTCACCCGCTCACTTCCTGGTGAACAGAGAGACACAGTCCTTCAAGCCTACATCAGTAACGACCTGCTAGAGCGCTACAGTACGAAG tggatcgcagggaagctggtgtccatctccagcagtctatgggcgggaggcagg AGAACCGTGCTTCATTTGATGAAATCAGCAAACGAGGTTGTCCGTCAATACTTGGCTCGTCTCATCAATGCATTTGCTTCCCTTGCAGAGG GCCGGATTTACCTCTCCCAAATTCCCATTCTTCTGAAACTTCTGACAGAGACACTCAGGAAGGAGGACAAGGACTCCCTGACACGGGAAAATGTTCTGGTTGCCCTGCAGAAACTCAGTCTTAG GAGAAGCCAGCAGACAGCCATGATCGCGGATGATCTTATTGGCTGGCTTGTGGATGAGCTGCAGGACTGGGACTGCCTCAGTGACTACATCCTGGAGTATTCTGCAGCTCTGCTTATGAACTTGTGTCTGCGTACCAAAG GAAAAAGGAAATGTGCAGAAAACGCCAAGCATGTGCTCAAAGTTCTGACTGACCTCCTCGGACATGAGAACCATGAG ATTCGGCCGTATGTGAATGGAGCTCTTTACAGTATCCTGTGTATTCCCTCCGTGCGACAGGAAGCAAAAGAGATG AGCATCGAGGAGATTCTTCGCTGTTACAACAAAGAGGAAAACCCGGACCTCAACAGACAGATTGAGTTCATCATTAAGCAGCTAAACTCAG GTGATGAAGAGGGATCAGAATCAGATGATGAGGAAGAAGATGACGACAATGAC GAGGATTTAATGGAAATAGAACTTGATAAAGAGGAGGTTCTTCAACCACAGCAAAGAGAGCTGTCTGGGGAGACTCTGCTGACCACTGAGTATCTTGGG ATCATGACAAACATGATGAAGGTGAAGAGGAAGTCAACACCTCTTCCACACCCAAACATTGATGAGCCCTTACAACGGCCTGTCACCCCTAGCTCTCATCGAAACGCAAGCACAGG TGAAAATGGACCCAGCAGTCTGTGTTGTGAGAGTAGCAGGAACACGGAATACCCCCTGAACAGACAGAAGAGTGAGGAAGAAAGCCTGATCCCTTCCCGATACAACTCTCGACCTCCTACACGTTCCGGTAGCCCGTCCAGCAATGCTGACTGTCTGCGCCACAGCATCG ACTCAGACAGTGCACGTTTCTACCAGGATTCAGACGGGACAAATGAAGATCAAGCTAAGAAAGAATATTCCCAGGAGGAACACAACGGGCACTCCGCCAG
- the LOC124874267 gene encoding lisH domain-containing protein ARMC9 isoform X1, with protein MSSRKPAKMGDILATEADLLGMIKEYLKFEDFEETVQAFDKECKTKGKLVSKPRGSSLRDSKTRVIQEDLLSSFNDGDQKVFFELWAENIPSEVKDSDAEAQNLEFYLHIHFTIYPLRMHPSRQDRAEFEERISLFKQYLETRGAALSQTTEFLPYYALPFVPNPTIHPCFKDLFQDSWIPQLKDKLEKFLSVTIKSSKIPRLLTLYKEGGRTTKEAMQQLQLQLAESERRISSYVRKCNKIKADYHNLIGITAELVDSLEATVSGKMISPEYLQSVCVRLFSSQMRQSGVQSTDFMRPGTGYYSMSPYDDGYASSMLRASIAPQKPKEVPMLPSLDYEKLRKDLVDGSDRLRCLLLQALRWRLTRSLPGEQRDTVLQAYISNDLLERYSTKWIAGKLVSISSSLWAGGRRTVLHLMKSANEVVRQYLARLINAFASLAEGRIYLSQIPILLKLLTETLRKEDKDSLTRENVLVALQKLSLRRSQQTAMIADDLIGWLVDELQDWDCLSDYILEYSAALLMNLCLRTKGKRKCAENAKHVLKVLTDLLGHENHEIRPYVNGALYSILCIPSVRQEAKEMSIEEILRCYNKEENPDLNRQIEFIIKQLNSGDEEGSESDDEEEDDDNDEDLMEIELDKEEVLQPQQRELSGETLLTTEYLGIMTNMMKVKRKSTPLPHPNIDEPLQRPVTPSSHRNASTGENGPSSLCCESSRNTEYPLNRQKSEEESLIPSRYNSRPPTRSGSPSSNADCLRHSIDSDSARFYQDSDGTNEDQAKKEYSQEEHNGHSASGSYVLGFVSASKIPRTPDLPINQNSAHRNRGPALAPQFSQSEPQHSSQPGSASSTGGRGSGGRHSKRR; from the exons ATGAGTTCCAGGAAGCCAGCCAAGATGGGGGACATCTTGGCAACTGAAGCTGATCTTCTTGGGATGATCAAAGAG TACCTGAAGTTTGAAGACTTTGAAGAAACTGTTCAAGCTTTTGACAAAGAGTGCAAAACCAAAGGCAAGCTTGTCTCAAAGCCACGTGGAAGTTCTCTCAGAGACTCAAAGACTCGTGTCATCCAG GAAGATCTTCTGAGCTCCTTCAATGATGGAGATCAAAAAGTGTTCTTTGAACTATGGGCAGAGAACATTCCCTCCGAGGTAAAAGACTCAGATGCTGAAGCACAAAACCTGGAGTTCTACCTTCATATCCACTTTACCATCTACCCACTGAGGATGCATCCGAGTAGACAA GACCGAGCTGAATTTGAGGAGAGGATTTCCCTTTTCAAGCAGTACCTTGAAACCCGGGGAGCAGCGTTGAGCCAGACCACTGAGTTTCTGCCTTATTACGCTTTGCCTTTTGTTCCAAACCCCACCATTCACCCCTGCTTCAAAGATCTCTTTCAG GATTCCTGGATACCACAGTTGAAGGACAAGTTGGAGAAGTTCTTATCAGTGACCATAAAATCATCTAAGATTCCAAGGCTGTTGACTTTATAT AAGGAGGGTGGAAGGACTACTAAAG AAGCCATGCAGCAGTTACAGCTTCAGCTGGCTGAGTCGGAGCGACGCATCTCCAGCTACGTACGGAAGTGTAACAAGATCAAAGCTGACTACCATAACCTTATTGGAATCACTGCTGAGCTGGTTGACTCTTTAGAGGCCACAGTCAGTGGGAAAATG ATCTCCCCTGAGTATCTTCAGAGTGTGTGTGTTCGCCTATTCAGCAGCCAGATGAGGCAAAGCGGTGTTCAGAGCACGGACTTCATGAGGCCTGGCACT GGATATTACTCTATGAGTCCCTATGATGATGGCTAT GCCTCTTCTATGTTACGGGCATCCATTGCACCACA GAAACCAAAAGAGGTGCCAATGCTGCCTTCTCTGGACTATGAGAAGCTGAGGAAAGACTTGGTTGACGGCTCGGACAGACTGAGGTGTCTCCTCCTGCAGGCGCTGCGCTGG AGACTCACCCGCTCACTTCCTGGTGAACAGAGAGACACAGTCCTTCAAGCCTACATCAGTAACGACCTGCTAGAGCGCTACAGTACGAAG tggatcgcagggaagctggtgtccatctccagcagtctatgggcgggaggcagg AGAACCGTGCTTCATTTGATGAAATCAGCAAACGAGGTTGTCCGTCAATACTTGGCTCGTCTCATCAATGCATTTGCTTCCCTTGCAGAGG GCCGGATTTACCTCTCCCAAATTCCCATTCTTCTGAAACTTCTGACAGAGACACTCAGGAAGGAGGACAAGGACTCCCTGACACGGGAAAATGTTCTGGTTGCCCTGCAGAAACTCAGTCTTAG GAGAAGCCAGCAGACAGCCATGATCGCGGATGATCTTATTGGCTGGCTTGTGGATGAGCTGCAGGACTGGGACTGCCTCAGTGACTACATCCTGGAGTATTCTGCAGCTCTGCTTATGAACTTGTGTCTGCGTACCAAAG GAAAAAGGAAATGTGCAGAAAACGCCAAGCATGTGCTCAAAGTTCTGACTGACCTCCTCGGACATGAGAACCATGAG ATTCGGCCGTATGTGAATGGAGCTCTTTACAGTATCCTGTGTATTCCCTCCGTGCGACAGGAAGCAAAAGAGATG AGCATCGAGGAGATTCTTCGCTGTTACAACAAAGAGGAAAACCCGGACCTCAACAGACAGATTGAGTTCATCATTAAGCAGCTAAACTCAG GTGATGAAGAGGGATCAGAATCAGATGATGAGGAAGAAGATGACGACAATGAC GAGGATTTAATGGAAATAGAACTTGATAAAGAGGAGGTTCTTCAACCACAGCAAAGAGAGCTGTCTGGGGAGACTCTGCTGACCACTGAGTATCTTGGG ATCATGACAAACATGATGAAGGTGAAGAGGAAGTCAACACCTCTTCCACACCCAAACATTGATGAGCCCTTACAACGGCCTGTCACCCCTAGCTCTCATCGAAACGCAAGCACAGG TGAAAATGGACCCAGCAGTCTGTGTTGTGAGAGTAGCAGGAACACGGAATACCCCCTGAACAGACAGAAGAGTGAGGAAGAAAGCCTGATCCCTTCCCGATACAACTCTCGACCTCCTACACGTTCCGGTAGCCCGTCCAGCAATGCTGACTGTCTGCGCCACAGCATCG ACTCAGACAGTGCACGTTTCTACCAGGATTCAGACGGGACAAATGAAGATCAAGCTAAGAAAGAATATTCCCAGGAGGAACACAACGGGCACTCCGCCAG TGGCAGTTATGTCCTTGGATTCGTGAGCGCCTCCAAGATCCCCCGCACACCTGATCTCCCGATTAACCAGAACAGTGCCCACCGGAATCGTGGACCTGCCCTGGCACCCCAGTTTTCCCAGTCGGAGCCGCAGCACAGCAGCCAGCCTGGTTCTGCTAGCTCCACAGGAGGAAGGGGGAGCGGAG